A stretch of Mytilus edulis chromosome 11, xbMytEdul2.2, whole genome shotgun sequence DNA encodes these proteins:
- the LOC139495190 gene encoding uncharacterized protein has product MIMFYSCFISHHSILFSQNSEESSTMKTDKQPTISPTSSSSSRSSVTTTTPNVKRTSRPATSNVRKTTGGADMNMCPTTPPMESTTMEAESSSIGWVVGFVVSCIGTVAFITWEVVKLLMKRRRRQYLRRNVRQRAFSERMRGSRGIEEFELTTP; this is encoded by the exons ATGATCATGTTTTATTCATGCTTCATATCACATCATAGTATTTTGTTTTCACAGAATTCTGAGgaatcttcaacaatgaaaactgACAAACAACCAACTATTTCACCCACTTCTTCAAGTTCTTCAAGATCATCTGTAACTACAACGACCCCAAATGTTAAGAGGACATCCAGGCCTGCAACCTCAAATGTAAGAAAGACAACAGGAGGAGCGGATATGAACATGTGCCCCACCACACCACCAATGGAGTCCACCACTATG GAAGCAGAATCAAGCAGTATTGGATGGGTGGTTGGGTTTGTGGTTTCTTGCATTG gaACAGTGGCATTTATAACTTGGGAAGTTGTTAAATTATTGATGAAGAGGCGCAGGAGGCAGTATTTGAGGAGAAATGTAAGGCAGCGTGCCTTTTCGGAGAGAATGAGGGGGAGTAGGGGGATTGAAGAATTTGAACTAACTACACCATAG